One window of the Hemiscyllium ocellatum isolate sHemOce1 chromosome 11, sHemOce1.pat.X.cur, whole genome shotgun sequence genome contains the following:
- the LOC132820153 gene encoding ras-like protein family member 11A-like isoform X1, whose translation MRLLQNTMSNPSNFLLLPIPEIPMLDYLHNRNVKIVVLGARRVGKTALIVRFLTKRFIGDYEPNTGALYSRSISIDGDQISLQVQDTPCINQADGDDSSSPDIISRSLHWADGFVFVFSLTDTESWKALRPLHQQIRKIYPNTRLPFVLIGNKADLPHARQVETSEGIQLVNEIGGTYFEVSARENYNEVYDAFHQVCQEVCKVIGNNNGEKRRGLLLGRPKSPNMQDLGRRLKQALSSKVKSTASV comes from the exons ATGCGTCTCCTCCAGAACACCATGTCAAATCCGAGTAACTTCCTACTGCTCCCCATACCGGAGATCCCGATGCTCGACTACTTGCATAACCGAAACGTGAAGATCGTGGTCCTGGGAGCAAGGAGAGTTGGCAAGACTG CCTTGATTGTACGGTTTCTCACAAAACGGTTCATCGGAGattatgagccaaacacag GAGCTCTATACTCCAGATCAATTAGCATTGATGGTGATCAAATTTCATTGCAAGTGCAAGACACTCCCTGTATTAATCAG GCAGATGGAGATGATTCTAGTAGTCCAGATATTATATCCCGATCACTTCATTGGGCAGAtggttttgtttttgtcttttcaCTTACGGACACAGAAAGCTGGAAAGCACTCCGTCCACTCCATCAGCAAATCAGGAAGATTTATCCTAACACCAGACTTCCATTTGTGCTAATAGGAAACAAGGCTGATTTACCGCACGCACGACAAGTGGAAACCAGTGAAGGCATTCAATTGGTGAATGAGATAGGAGGGACTTATTTTGAAGTTTCTGCCAGAGAAAATTATAATGAGGTCTATGATGCATTCCACCAAGTTTGCCAAGAAGTTTGCAAAGTGATTGGAAACAATAATGGGGAGAAGAGAAGAGGTCTGCTTTTAGGCAGGCCAAAATCACCGAATATGCAAGATCTTGGAAGACGGTTAAAACAGGCTCTTTCTTCTAAAGTGAAATCCACTGCTTCTGTATAA
- the LOC132820153 gene encoding ras-like protein family member 11A-like isoform X2: MSNPSNFLLLPIPEIPMLDYLHNRNVKIVVLGARRVGKTALIVRFLTKRFIGDYEPNTGALYSRSISIDGDQISLQVQDTPCINQADGDDSSSPDIISRSLHWADGFVFVFSLTDTESWKALRPLHQQIRKIYPNTRLPFVLIGNKADLPHARQVETSEGIQLVNEIGGTYFEVSARENYNEVYDAFHQVCQEVCKVIGNNNGEKRRGLLLGRPKSPNMQDLGRRLKQALSSKVKSTASV, encoded by the exons ATGTCAAATCCGAGTAACTTCCTACTGCTCCCCATACCGGAGATCCCGATGCTCGACTACTTGCATAACCGAAACGTGAAGATCGTGGTCCTGGGAGCAAGGAGAGTTGGCAAGACTG CCTTGATTGTACGGTTTCTCACAAAACGGTTCATCGGAGattatgagccaaacacag GAGCTCTATACTCCAGATCAATTAGCATTGATGGTGATCAAATTTCATTGCAAGTGCAAGACACTCCCTGTATTAATCAG GCAGATGGAGATGATTCTAGTAGTCCAGATATTATATCCCGATCACTTCATTGGGCAGAtggttttgtttttgtcttttcaCTTACGGACACAGAAAGCTGGAAAGCACTCCGTCCACTCCATCAGCAAATCAGGAAGATTTATCCTAACACCAGACTTCCATTTGTGCTAATAGGAAACAAGGCTGATTTACCGCACGCACGACAAGTGGAAACCAGTGAAGGCATTCAATTGGTGAATGAGATAGGAGGGACTTATTTTGAAGTTTCTGCCAGAGAAAATTATAATGAGGTCTATGATGCATTCCACCAAGTTTGCCAAGAAGTTTGCAAAGTGATTGGAAACAATAATGGGGAGAAGAGAAGAGGTCTGCTTTTAGGCAGGCCAAAATCACCGAATATGCAAGATCTTGGAAGACGGTTAAAACAGGCTCTTTCTTCTAAAGTGAAATCCACTGCTTCTGTATAA